One region of Blattabacterium cuenoti genomic DNA includes:
- the rsmA gene encoding 16S rRNA (adenine(1518)-N(6)/adenine(1519)-N(6))-dimethyltransferase RsmA, translated as MRSYIFRKKLDQYFLKDKNIAKKIVNNLSFKNYDTVVEVGPGLGILTQYLINNNVFLIEIDKKLIFFLKQNFPKYKNQIIHKDFLKWNPEEIQLKNFAIIGNFPYSISSKILFHILKYSHYIPECIGMFQKEVVKKIMSKKGEKTYGILSVLIQTFYDIKYLFKVKKNVFYPIPNVQSSVISLKRKKNDILFNKNLLFQCVKTAFNQRRKKLKNSLQLFDYVNNFYEIPFLNKRAEELSVKEFLQLTKEIETIK; from the coding sequence ATGCGTAGTTATATTTTTAGAAAAAAATTAGATCAATATTTTTTAAAAGATAAAAATATAGCTAAAAAAATTGTAAATAATCTTTCTTTTAAAAATTATGATACAGTAGTAGAAGTAGGACCTGGGTTAGGAATATTGACACAATATTTAATTAATAATAATGTTTTTTTAATAGAAATAGATAAAAAATTAATTTTTTTTTTAAAACAAAATTTTCCTAAATATAAAAATCAAATAATTCATAAGGATTTTTTAAAATGGAATCCTGAAGAAATTCAATTAAAAAATTTTGCAATAATAGGTAATTTTCCTTATAGTATTTCATCCAAAATATTATTTCATATATTAAAATATAGTCACTATATACCAGAGTGTATTGGTATGTTTCAAAAAGAGGTAGTAAAAAAAATTATGTCTAAAAAAGGAGAAAAAACATATGGAATTTTATCTGTATTAATACAAACATTTTATGATATAAAATACCTTTTTAAGGTAAAAAAAAATGTTTTTTATCCTATACCAAATGTACAATCTTCCGTTATTTCTTTAAAAAGAAAAAAAAATGATATTTTATTTAATAAAAATTTATTATTTCAATGTGTAAAAACAGCTTTTAATCAGAGAAGAAAAAAATTAAAAAATTCTTTACAATTATTCGATTATGTTAATAATTTTTATGAAATACCATTCTTAAACAAAAGAGCGGAAGAATTATCTGTAAAAGAATTTCTTCAATTAACAAAAGAAATAGAAACTATAAAATGA
- the hisH gene encoding imidazole glycerol phosphate synthase subunit HisH, whose translation MKTIIIKYPAGNVQSVLFSLERIGVEAIVTDSKKSIQNAEKIILPGVGEANFAMKYLKEKKLDIILSKLEQPVLGICLGMQLLCKSSEESNTICLGVFDLLVKKFQSKNIKDKIPQIGWNTIHKLKGPLFENIPDGSYQYFVHGYYAPLGKYTIAKTEYIVYYSAAIQKNNFYAVQFHPEKSSYVGHKILENFIRL comes from the coding sequence ATGAAAACGATTATCATAAAATATCCTGCAGGAAATGTACAATCAGTTCTTTTTTCTTTAGAAAGAATAGGAGTAGAAGCAATAGTTACAGATTCTAAAAAATCTATTCAAAACGCTGAAAAAATAATTTTACCTGGAGTAGGAGAAGCTAATTTTGCTATGAAATATTTAAAAGAAAAAAAATTAGATATTATTTTATCTAAATTAGAACAACCTGTTTTAGGTATATGTTTAGGTATGCAATTACTTTGTAAATCTTCAGAAGAGAGTAATACTATTTGTTTAGGTGTTTTTGATTTATTAGTTAAAAAATTTCAATCAAAAAATATAAAAGATAAAATTCCACAAATAGGTTGGAATACTATTCACAAATTAAAAGGACCGTTATTTGAAAATATACCAGATGGTAGCTATCAATATTTTGTACATGGTTATTACGCTCCTTTAGGAAAATATACTATAGCAAAAACAGAATATATAGTTTATTATAGCGCAGCAATACAAAAAAATAATTTTTATGCAGTTCAATTTCATCCAGAAAAATCTTCTTATGTAGGACATAAAATATTAGAAAATTTTATTCGATTATAA
- the hisG gene encoding ATP phosphoribosyltransferase, which produces MDKLKIAIQKSGRLYEDSIKLLKDCSIEVNIGIDKLKTTALNFPLEVLFLRDDDIPQYLEDGVADIGIVGKNVLLEKRKKIKFKEALGFGKCRLSIAVPKSLNYNSINDINGKKIATSYPFLVKEFFIKRKINADIHEISGAVEIAPGIGLADCICDLVSSGSTLFMNGLKEVETVLQSEAVLASHLHLSSPQNIIMDKLLFRIRAVRKAKNNKYILLNVPNNRLEKIISYLPGIKSPVILPLANSECSSVHSVVNENDFWGIIENLKSLGAQDILVLPIEKIIL; this is translated from the coding sequence ATGGATAAACTTAAAATAGCTATTCAAAAATCAGGTCGTCTTTATGAAGACTCTATCAAGTTGCTTAAAGATTGCAGCATTGAAGTTAATATTGGTATAGATAAATTAAAAACAACGGCTCTTAATTTTCCGTTAGAAGTACTCTTTCTAAGAGATGATGATATCCCTCAGTATTTAGAAGATGGAGTAGCTGATATAGGTATTGTAGGAAAAAATGTTCTTCTAGAAAAAAGAAAAAAAATAAAATTTAAGGAAGCTTTGGGTTTTGGTAAATGTAGACTTTCCATAGCTGTACCTAAATCTTTAAATTACAATAGTATAAATGATATAAATGGAAAAAAAATAGCTACAAGCTATCCTTTTTTAGTAAAGGAATTTTTTATAAAAAGAAAGATAAACGCAGATATTCATGAAATATCTGGTGCAGTAGAAATAGCTCCAGGAATTGGTTTAGCTGATTGTATATGTGATTTAGTAAGTAGTGGATCTACACTTTTTATGAATGGATTAAAAGAAGTTGAAACGGTTCTTCAATCTGAAGCAGTATTAGCTTCACATCTTCATTTAAGTTCTCCACAAAATATAATAATGGATAAATTATTATTTAGAATTAGAGCTGTAAGAAAAGCTAAAAATAATAAATATATTTTGTTAAATGTACCTAATAATAGATTAGAAAAAATAATATCTTATCTTCCAGGAATTAAAAGCCCAGTTATTCTTCCTTTAGCAAATTCAGAATGTAGTTCAGTTCATTCTGTCGTAAATGAAAATGATTTTTGGGGTATAATAGAAAATTTAAAATCACTTGGAGCACAAGATATATTAGTTCTTCCAATAGAAAAAATTATACTATAA
- the hisA gene encoding 1-(5-phosphoribosyl)-5-[(5-phosphoribosylamino)methylideneamino]imidazole-4-carboxamide isomerase, translating to MNIIAAIDLIDGKCVRLIQGDFNRKKIYNKNPLDVALLLEDKGISRLHLVDLDGAKEGKVIHWNILEKIAKYTNLIIDFGGGIYTEKDVRNVFNNGGHMATVGSIAVKNPLLLKEWIHIYGKDKILLGVDINNNKIATNGWTKFFDIPFFDFLKEKNTHGVKNIFCTDISKDGVLSGPSFTLYEKIIQKFPNMKFIASGGISSIHDIEKLFKLGCNGVIIGKAIYENKISLSELKDWKDKNNIIC from the coding sequence ATGAATATTATAGCAGCTATAGATTTAATTGATGGAAAATGTGTTCGTTTAATACAAGGAGATTTTAATAGAAAAAAAATTTACAATAAAAATCCATTAGATGTTGCTTTATTATTAGAAGATAAGGGAATATCTAGGCTTCATTTAGTAGATTTAGATGGAGCAAAAGAAGGAAAAGTTATTCATTGGAATATATTAGAAAAAATAGCAAAATATACGAATCTAATTATAGATTTTGGAGGAGGTATTTATACAGAAAAAGATGTTCGTAACGTATTTAATAATGGAGGACATATGGCTACTGTAGGAAGTATTGCCGTTAAAAATCCATTACTTTTAAAAGAATGGATTCATATTTATGGAAAAGATAAAATATTATTAGGAGTAGATATTAATAATAATAAAATTGCTACTAATGGATGGACAAAATTTTTTGATATTCCATTTTTTGATTTTTTAAAAGAAAAAAATACTCATGGAGTAAAAAATATTTTTTGTACAGATATATCTAAAGATGGAGTATTATCTGGTCCTTCTTTTACTTTATATGAAAAAATTATACAAAAATTTCCAAATATGAAATTCATAGCAAGTGGAGGAATTAGTAGTATACATGATATAGAAAAATTATTCAAATTAGGTTGCAATGGTGTAATTATTGGTAAAGCTATATATGAGAATAAAATATCGTTATCAGAACTTAAAGATTGGAAAGATAAAAATAATATAATATGTTAG
- the hisIE gene encoding bifunctional phosphoribosyl-AMP cyclohydrolase/phosphoribosyl-ATP diphosphatase HisIE: protein MKYLKKTKIDFKKGLIPVIIQDIKTDKVLMLGYMNEEAYIKSINDKKVTFYSRSKKRLWTKGEVSKNFLLIKDILIDCDQDSLLIKAEPTGPICHKGTDTCWKESNKSKKNFLFFLENLISDRIRKKQKNSYIYKLSKKGINRISQKLGEEAVEVIIESKDNNQNFFLNESADLLFHYLILLHKKGISIQDVINILENRYLKS, encoded by the coding sequence ATGAAATATTTAAAAAAAACAAAAATAGATTTTAAAAAAGGTTTAATTCCCGTTATTATTCAGGATATAAAAACTGATAAAGTATTAATGTTGGGATATATGAATGAAGAAGCTTATATAAAAAGTATTAATGATAAAAAAGTTACTTTTTATAGTAGATCTAAAAAAAGATTATGGACTAAAGGAGAAGTAAGTAAAAATTTTCTATTGATTAAAGATATATTAATTGATTGTGATCAAGATTCATTATTAATTAAAGCTGAACCTACTGGTCCTATTTGTCATAAAGGAACAGATACTTGTTGGAAAGAAAGCAATAAAAGTAAAAAAAATTTTCTTTTTTTTTTAGAAAATTTAATTTCTGATAGAATTAGAAAAAAACAAAAAAATTCCTATATATATAAATTATCAAAAAAAGGTATAAATAGAATTTCTCAAAAATTAGGAGAAGAAGCTGTAGAAGTTATTATTGAATCTAAAGACAATAATCAAAATTTTTTTTTAAATGAATCTGCAGATTTACTTTTTCATTATCTTATTCTTTTACATAAAAAAGGAATTTCTATACAAGATGTTATAAATATTTTAGAAAATAGATATTTAAAATCATAA
- the hisD gene encoding histidinol dehydrogenase, with amino-acid sequence MIQIYTYPTSKTWKYIINRYSKTKNVSDLTDLVLTIINNVKLYGDEALKDYTKKYDQVDIKDFLVTEKDFNQSSSKISDILKKSIEIAHKNIKCFHEKQIYLESKIEVSEGVFCWRKTVPIEKIGFYIPGGSAPLLSTVLMLGIPGKLAGCKNIILCSPPNKNGEIHPAILYAAKYVNIKNVYKIGGAQAIAAMAYGTKSIPSVYKIYGPGNSFVTTAKQILSQQGIVSIDMPAGPSEVVIMSDETANPKYVASDLLSQSEHDPESYILLFTINNKLWVKKVLIELKKQFFSLCKRKDIIKKSLKKSKIIILSSLEECLFLINKIAPEHLIINCKNSSYWADKVVNAGSVFLGNYSPVSAGDYASGTNHVLPTYGYAKYYSGISVDSFVKKITFQEISKKGLQNLSKCINILSSEEGLIAHQKSINIRLQNEF; translated from the coding sequence ATGATTCAAATATATACCTATCCAACTTCAAAAACATGGAAATATATTATAAATAGATATTCTAAAACTAAAAATGTTTCTGATCTAACAGATTTAGTATTAACTATTATAAATAATGTAAAATTATACGGAGATGAAGCTTTAAAAGATTATACAAAAAAATATGATCAAGTTGATATAAAAGATTTTTTAGTCACAGAAAAAGATTTTAACCAATCTAGTTCAAAAATTTCAGATATTTTAAAAAAATCTATTGAAATAGCACATAAAAATATAAAATGTTTTCATGAAAAACAAATATATTTAGAATCTAAAATAGAAGTTTCTGAAGGTGTTTTTTGTTGGAGAAAAACTGTTCCAATAGAAAAAATTGGATTTTATATTCCTGGAGGATCTGCCCCTTTACTATCTACAGTATTAATGTTAGGAATACCAGGAAAATTAGCAGGATGTAAGAATATTATTTTATGTAGTCCTCCTAATAAAAATGGAGAAATTCATCCTGCTATATTATATGCAGCTAAATACGTAAATATTAAAAATGTTTATAAAATAGGAGGTGCTCAAGCTATTGCAGCAATGGCTTATGGTACAAAAAGTATTCCTTCTGTATATAAAATATATGGTCCAGGAAATTCTTTTGTAACTACAGCTAAACAAATTTTATCCCAACAAGGAATTGTTTCTATAGATATGCCTGCAGGACCTTCAGAAGTAGTAATTATGAGTGATGAAACAGCAAATCCAAAATATGTAGCTTCCGATTTATTATCTCAATCAGAACATGATCCAGAAAGTTATATTCTTTTATTTACTATAAATAATAAATTATGGGTTAAAAAAGTTCTAATTGAATTAAAAAAACAATTTTTTTCTTTATGTAAAAGAAAAGATATTATTAAAAAATCTTTAAAAAAAAGCAAAATAATAATCCTTTCTTCTTTAGAAGAATGTCTTTTTTTAATTAATAAAATTGCTCCAGAACATTTAATTATAAATTGTAAAAATTCTTCTTATTGGGCGGATAAAGTAGTTAATGCTGGATCCGTTTTTTTAGGAAATTATTCTCCAGTAAGTGCAGGAGATTACGCTTCTGGTACAAATCATGTACTTCCTACATATGGTTATGCTAAATATTATAGTGGAATTTCTGTAGATAGTTTTGTTAAAAAAATAACTTTTCAAGAAATATCTAAAAAAGGATTACAAAATTTATCAAAGTGCATAAACATTTTATCTTCTGAGGAAGGATTGATAGCTCATCAAAAATCTATTAATATTCGGTTACAAAATGAATTTTAA
- the hisC gene encoding histidinol-phosphate transaminase — translation MNKNNNNYSDFNLYSLIRDNILNVDPYISARIEHKKEKKSIFLDANENSFGSPLSFFNSYNRYPDPLQQELKEKISELKNISTSKIFLGNGSDEIIDLIYRIFSRPEIDNTIIFPPTYGMYEISGKIHGANVIKINLTEENYQLNFDEIKKVINNNSKIIFICSPNNPTGNDIKRNNIEKIIKKFTGIVVLDEAYIDFSEKKSFSIEIDKFPNLIVLQTLSKSWGLAGLRIGIAIASADIIHWMNKIKHPYNISMVSQKIAIQALENRDLFFYHLKNILSEREYMKTCLSQISTIKKVYPSSANFLLVKINFSSKNLYQYLVEKKVIVRERSKIILCNNCLRITIGTHEENEYLIEKIKEYSKKIKI, via the coding sequence ATGAATAAAAATAATAATAATTATTCTGATTTTAATTTGTATTCCTTAATAAGAGATAATATTTTAAATGTTGATCCATATATATCTGCTAGAATAGAACATAAAAAAGAAAAAAAATCTATTTTTTTAGATGCTAATGAAAATTCTTTTGGGTCTCCTTTATCTTTTTTTAATTCTTATAATAGATATCCAGATCCTTTACAACAAGAATTAAAAGAAAAAATATCAGAGTTAAAAAATATTTCAACTTCTAAAATATTTTTAGGTAATGGAAGTGATGAAATTATTGATTTAATTTATCGCATTTTTTCTCGTCCAGAAATTGATAATACTATCATTTTTCCTCCTACTTATGGTATGTATGAAATTAGTGGAAAAATACACGGTGCAAATGTGATAAAAATCAATTTAACAGAAGAAAATTATCAATTAAATTTTGATGAAATAAAAAAAGTAATAAATAATAATAGTAAAATTATTTTTATTTGTTCACCAAATAATCCTACAGGAAATGATATAAAAAGAAACAATATTGAAAAAATTATAAAAAAATTTACTGGAATTGTAGTTTTAGATGAAGCATATATAGATTTTTCAGAAAAAAAATCTTTTTCTATAGAAATAGATAAATTTCCAAATTTAATAGTATTACAAACTCTTTCTAAATCTTGGGGTTTAGCTGGATTAAGAATTGGTATAGCTATTGCTTCTGCAGATATTATTCATTGGATGAATAAAATTAAACATCCATATAATATCAGTATGGTATCACAAAAAATAGCAATTCAAGCTCTTGAAAATAGAGACTTATTTTTCTATCATTTAAAAAATATTTTATCAGAAAGAGAATATATGAAAACTTGTTTAAGTCAAATATCTACTATAAAAAAAGTATATCCTAGTTCTGCTAATTTTTTATTAGTAAAAATTAATTTTTCATCAAAAAATCTTTATCAATATTTAGTTGAAAAAAAAGTTATTGTTAGAGAACGTTCAAAAATTATTTTATGTAATAATTGTTTAAGAATTACAATAGGTACTCACGAAGAAAATGAGTATTTAATAGAAAAAATCAAAGAATATTCTAAAAAAATAAAAATATAA
- a CDS encoding bifunctional 5,10-methylenetetrahydrofolate dehydrogenase/5,10-methenyltetrahydrofolate cyclohydrolase, translating into MTKLLNGNQLASEIKKEILKKIEKNILHKKKRIPHLGIILTGNSSSSITYVNSKIKECKNIGIKSSLVHLPSYSLEKDLLKEIEKMNKNPLIDGFIVQLPLEKHINQDNIILSINPKKDVDGFHPENFGKMALEMKSFYPATALGILTLLEKNKIKIHGKYIVVIGRSKIVGKPISILMTRKTYPGNGTVTLTHSNTPNIENYTKQADIIIVAVGIPGFLKGKMIKKGSIIIDVGINTIKNKKKILGDVDFHSVYGKASYLTPVPGGIGPMTRVMLLKNTLKAALLNR; encoded by the coding sequence ATGACTAAATTATTAAATGGTAATCAGTTAGCATCTGAAATAAAAAAAGAAATTTTAAAAAAAATAGAAAAAAATATTTTACATAAAAAAAAACGTATACCTCATCTTGGTATTATTTTAACAGGAAATTCAAGTTCTAGTATTACATATGTTAATAGTAAAATTAAAGAATGTAAAAATATAGGAATAAAATCTTCTTTAGTTCATTTACCTTCATACAGTTTAGAAAAAGATTTATTAAAAGAAATAGAAAAAATGAATAAAAATCCATTAATAGATGGATTTATTGTACAATTACCACTTGAAAAACATATTAATCAAGATAATATTATTTTATCTATTAATCCAAAAAAAGATGTAGATGGGTTTCATCCTGAAAATTTTGGTAAAATGGCTTTAGAAATGAAAAGTTTTTATCCTGCTACAGCATTAGGAATATTAACTCTTTTAGAAAAAAATAAAATTAAAATACATGGAAAATATATTGTAGTAATAGGAAGAAGTAAAATAGTAGGAAAACCTATTAGTATTTTAATGACTAGAAAAACTTATCCTGGAAATGGAACTGTAACACTTACTCATAGCAACACTCCAAATATAGAAAATTATACAAAACAAGCAGACATAATCATAGTTGCAGTAGGGATCCCTGGTTTTCTTAAAGGAAAAATGATTAAAAAAGGATCTATTATTATAGATGTAGGGATAAATACTATTAAAAATAAAAAAAAAATATTAGGTGATGTAGATTTTCATAGCGTTTATGGAAAAGCTTCTTACTTAACACCTGTTCCCGGTGGAATAGGTCCTATGACTCGTGTCATGTTATTAAAAAATACTTTAAAGGCTGCATTATTAAATAGATGA
- a CDS encoding exodeoxyribonuclease III, which translates to MKIISYNINGIRSGINKGLIFWIKNSNPDILCLQEIKAFPEQINTSIFEKLGYNHYWFSSKKKGYSGVSILSKEKATHIEYGIGLDSIDKEGRVLRIDLKKISIISLYIPSGTNIKNRLNFKFFFMKKFFVYIKEIKNKINNLIICGDYNICHYDIDIYDPKSNKNVSGFLPEERKWMTLFMNLGFIDSFRNYVKEGNHYSWWNYRYNSKKNNKGWRIDYMLVSDSLKKRMKNAYLLPEVVFSDHCPTVLEIN; encoded by the coding sequence ATGAAAATTATTAGTTATAATATAAATGGTATTAGATCTGGAATAAACAAAGGATTAATTTTTTGGATAAAAAATAGTAATCCAGATATTTTATGTTTACAAGAAATAAAAGCATTTCCAGAACAAATAAACACTAGTATATTTGAAAAATTAGGGTATAATCATTATTGGTTTTCTTCAAAAAAAAAAGGTTATAGTGGAGTATCTATTTTATCTAAAGAAAAAGCTACTCATATAGAATATGGAATAGGATTAGATTCTATAGATAAAGAAGGACGAGTATTACGTATAGATTTAAAAAAAATTTCAATAATTAGTCTTTATATTCCTTCAGGAACTAATATAAAAAATAGATTAAATTTTAAATTTTTTTTTATGAAAAAATTTTTTGTATATATAAAAGAAATTAAAAATAAAATAAATAATCTTATTATTTGTGGAGATTATAATATTTGTCATTATGATATAGATATTTATGATCCAAAAAGTAATAAAAATGTTTCTGGGTTTCTACCGGAAGAAAGAAAATGGATGACTCTTTTTATGAATTTAGGTTTTATAGATAGTTTTAGAAACTATGTAAAAGAAGGGAATCATTATAGTTGGTGGAATTACCGTTATAATTCTAAAAAAAATAATAAAGGATGGAGAATAGATTATATGTTAGTTAGTGATTCTTTAAAAAAAAGAATGAAAAATGCTTATTTATTACCAGAAGTAGTATTTTCAGATCATTGTCCTACTGTATTAGAAATAAATTGA
- the hisB gene encoding bifunctional histidinol-phosphatase/imidazoleglycerol-phosphate dehydratase HisB: protein MKKILFIDRDGTIIEENPPIYQIDSIEKITFLPKVIYFLSKIVQELDYDLIMVTNQDGLGTNKFPEKIFWPIHNHILNLLKTEGINFSSVFIDKTFPEEKSSTRKPGIGMLTSYLNSKEYDISKSFVIGDRFTDVLLAKNLGCQSIWIKKNFHFKNFTKEEKDYYSTINEKILKKIISLKTDNWKKIYEYLSSMSNKKFVYERTTSETDIKISLSLYGKGRYHIQTGLGFFDHLLEQIAFHSSIDINIKIKGDLYIDEHHTIEDTAIALGEVFNQSLGNKKGLERYGFYILPMDDSLATVALDLGGRSKLLWKTKFFRQKIGKVPTEMFYHFFKSFCLSAKCNLYINAIGINEHHKIESIFKCFAKAIKMAIQKNFIKNKIPSSKGFL from the coding sequence ATGAAAAAAATATTATTTATTGATAGAGATGGTACTATTATAGAAGAAAATCCACCTATTTATCAAATAGATTCTATTGAAAAAATAACTTTTTTACCAAAAGTTATATATTTTTTATCAAAAATAGTACAAGAATTAGATTATGATTTAATAATGGTAACAAATCAAGATGGTTTAGGTACAAATAAATTTCCTGAAAAAATATTTTGGCCTATACATAATCATATTTTAAATTTATTAAAAACAGAAGGAATTAATTTTTCTTCTGTTTTTATAGATAAAACTTTTCCTGAAGAAAAATCTTCTACAAGAAAACCTGGTATAGGTATGCTTACTTCTTATTTAAATTCAAAAGAATATGATATTTCTAAATCATTTGTTATTGGAGATAGGTTTACAGATGTTTTATTAGCTAAAAATTTAGGATGTCAATCTATATGGATTAAAAAAAATTTTCATTTTAAAAATTTTACAAAAGAAGAAAAAGATTATTATTCTACTATAAATGAAAAAATTTTAAAAAAAATAATATCATTAAAAACAGATAATTGGAAAAAAATATATGAATATTTGTCCTCTATGTCCAATAAAAAATTTGTATATGAACGTACTACATCAGAAACTGATATAAAAATATCACTTTCTCTTTATGGAAAAGGACGTTATCATATACAAACAGGACTTGGATTTTTTGATCATTTATTAGAACAAATAGCATTTCACAGTTCTATAGATATAAATATTAAAATTAAAGGAGATCTTTATATAGATGAACACCATACTATAGAAGATACTGCTATTGCTTTAGGTGAAGTTTTTAATCAATCTTTAGGAAATAAAAAGGGATTAGAACGATATGGATTTTATATTCTTCCTATGGATGATAGTTTAGCTACAGTAGCATTAGATCTTGGTGGAAGAAGTAAATTACTTTGGAAAACAAAATTTTTTAGACAAAAAATAGGAAAAGTTCCTACAGAAATGTTTTATCATTTTTTTAAATCTTTTTGTTTATCTGCAAAATGCAATTTGTATATTAATGCTATAGGTATTAATGAACATCATAAAATAGAATCTATTTTTAAATGTTTTGCTAAAGCTATTAAAATGGCAATACAAAAAAATTTTATTAAAAATAAAATACCTAGTTCTAAAGGATTCTTGTAA
- a CDS encoding 7-carboxy-7-deazaguanine synthase QueE: MKKIVFPIKESFYSIQGEGFYSGLSAYFIRFKGCYIRCNWCDTKESWNIKQKDFVSIQKIIFDLTYQKIKTVILTGGEPTMWNLYPLTKILKKKGYRIHVETSGSYPIKEKYIEWITLSPKKNKLPIKDNYKKANELKIIISDEKDFLFAEEQALFVKTNCVLFLQPEWNNFIKIVPKIIFYIKKNTKWRISLQIHKILDIP; encoded by the coding sequence ATGAAAAAAATAGTTTTTCCTATAAAAGAATCTTTTTATTCTATTCAAGGTGAAGGATTTTATTCCGGTTTATCTGCTTATTTTATTCGTTTTAAAGGATGTTATATAAGATGTAATTGGTGTGATACAAAAGAAAGTTGGAATATAAAACAAAAAGATTTTGTTTCTATTCAAAAAATTATTTTTGATCTAACTTATCAAAAAATAAAAACTGTAATATTAACTGGAGGAGAACCTACAATGTGGAATTTATATCCCTTAACTAAAATTCTTAAAAAAAAAGGATACCGAATTCATGTTGAAACTTCAGGATCTTATCCCATAAAAGAAAAATATATAGAGTGGATTACACTTTCTCCTAAAAAAAATAAACTTCCTATAAAAGATAATTATAAAAAAGCAAATGAATTAAAAATTATTATTTCTGATGAAAAAGATTTTCTTTTTGCAGAAGAACAAGCTCTTTTTGTAAAAACTAATTGTGTATTATTTTTACAACCTGAATGGAATAATTTTATTAAAATAGTTCCAAAAATTATTTTTTATATCAAAAAAAATACTAAATGGAGAATATCCCTTCAAATTCATAAAATATTAGATATACCATAA
- the hisF gene encoding imidazole glycerol phosphate synthase subunit HisF, protein MLAKRIIPCLDIKNGRTVKGVNFKHLKDAGDPIKLGRWYTKQGADELIFLDITATNEKRKTLISLVRDISRHINIPFTVGGGIKEEKDIELLLHAGADKISINTEAFKNPNLLEKFSKRFGSQCIVLAIDTKYEENEWMVYLNGGRISTKIRTIDWAIEGTNRGAGEILLTSMNHDGTKNGFALDITKKISEMVSTPVIASGGAGKLEDFYQILKNGKADAALAASIFHYKEIEIPKLKYYLNRLHIPIRTTI, encoded by the coding sequence ATGTTAGCTAAACGCATTATTCCTTGTTTAGATATAAAAAATGGAAGAACAGTAAAAGGAGTTAATTTTAAACATTTAAAAGATGCAGGAGATCCAATAAAATTAGGTCGTTGGTATACAAAACAAGGTGCTGATGAATTAATATTTTTGGATATAACAGCTACAAATGAAAAAAGAAAAACATTAATTAGTTTAGTAAGAGATATTTCTCGTCATATTAATATTCCTTTTACTGTTGGTGGAGGAATTAAAGAAGAAAAAGATATTGAATTATTATTACATGCAGGAGCAGATAAAATATCTATTAATACCGAAGCTTTCAAAAATCCAAATCTTTTAGAAAAATTTTCTAAAAGATTTGGAAGTCAATGTATTGTTTTAGCTATTGATACTAAATATGAAGAAAATGAATGGATGGTTTATTTAAATGGAGGAAGAATTTCTACTAAAATTAGAACAATAGATTGGGCTATAGAAGGTACTAATAGAGGAGCAGGAGAAATATTATTAACTTCAATGAATCATGATGGAACAAAAAATGGATTTGCATTAGATATTACTAAAAAAATATCTGAAATGGTTTCTACACCAGTTATTGCTTCAGGTGGAGCAGGAAAACTAGAAGATTTTTATCAAATATTAAAAAATGGAAAAGCAGATGCGGCTTTAGCTGCTAGCATTTTTCACTATAAAGAAATAGAAATACCAAAATTAAAATATTATTTAAATAGGCTTCATATACCTATAAGAACTACAATATGA